Proteins encoded within one genomic window of Calonectris borealis chromosome 1, bCalBor7.hap1.2, whole genome shotgun sequence:
- the ZBED1 gene encoding E3 SUMO-protein ligase ZBED1, translated as MENKSLEGSPSDLKLVAHPRAKSKVWKYFGFDTNAEGCILQWKKIYCRICMAQIAYSGNTSNLSYHLEKNHPDEFCEFVKSNTEQMREAFATAFSKIKPESSQQVVQDSLIMKTYQNYENKKHQELTSAVISLICEGMYPASIVDEPTFKALLRTADPRYELPSRKYFCTKAIPEKYNAIREIVLKELTEVLWCGISTDMWRSENQNRSYVTVAVHFLSSSPANCLAVNSRCLKTFEVPEDNTAETITRVLYETFIEWGINTKVFGATTDYSKDIVKACSLLDIPVQMPCLGHTFNAGIQQAFQLPKLCSLLARCRKLVEYFQQSTVAMYMLSEKQKQQNILHCMLVSDRVSWWGSTLAMLQRLKEQQFVIAAVLVEDSNNHHLMLEASEWNTIEGLVELLQPFKQVAEMMSASKYPTISMVKPLLHMLLNTTLNIKENDLKEISMAKEVIAKELSTTYQHTPEIDMFLNVATFLDPRYKKLPFLSAFERQQVENRVVEEAKSLLEKVKENTFRTEEKFFTVSEEPPVKKIIISSTPPPTSVINNMLAEIFCQTGGVEDQEEWHAQIVEELSNFKSQKVLGLNEDPLKWWSDRLALFPVLPKVLQKYWCILATRVFPERLFGSSANVVSAKRNRLAPAHVDEQIFLYENSRNGSEAEPEDEDEGEWGLEQEQIFNLNESVNVNNNFFNIRDSGFV; from the coding sequence ATGGAGAATAAAAGTTTAGAAGGTTCCCCATCAGACCTAAAGTTAGTGGCTCACCCGAGAGCAAAGAGTAAAGTGTGGAAGTACTTTGGGTTTGATACCAATGCAGAAGGATGCATATTACAGTGGAAGAAGATCTACTGCCGTATTTGCATGGCACAGATCGCCTATTCAGGAAACACGTCCAACCTTTCCTACCACCTTGAGAAAAATCACCCCGACGAATTCTGCGAATTTGTGAAGAGTAACACTGAGCAAATGAGGGAAGCCTTTGccactgcattttcaaaaatcaaGCCGGAGTCGTCGCAGCAGGTTGTTCAGGATAGCCTCATCATGAAGACCTACCAGAACTACGAAAACAAAAAGCACCAGGAACTGACATCTGCAGTCATCAGCTTAATTTGCGAGGGCATGTATCCGGCCTCTATCGTTGATGAACCCACCTTCAAGGCCCTCTTGAGAACAGCGGACCCCAGATACGAACTTCCGAGCCGGAAGTACTTCTGTACAAAAGCTATTCCTGAAAAATACAATGCCATTAGAGAAATTGTGCTGAAAGAGCTCACCGAGGTTCTGTGGTGTGGCATATCCACGGACATGTGGAGGAGCGAAAACCAGAACCGGTCGTACGTAACCGTCGCGGTTCACTTTCTCAGCAGCAGTCCTGCCAACTGCCTGGCGGTGAACTCGCGGTGCTTAAAAACGTTTGAAGTACCGGAGGATAATACTGCAGAGACTATTACGCGAGTCCTTTATGAAACGTTCATTGAGTGGGGGATCAATACAAAAGTCTTTGGTGCTACAACAGATTACAGTAAAGACATTGTGAAGGCTTGCTCTCTCCTAGATATTCCCGTACAGATGCCTTGTTTGGGCCACACTTTTAACGCAGGAATACAACAAGCTTTTCAGCTCCCCAAACTCTGCAGCCTTCTTGCCAGGTGCCGAAAACTGGTGGAGTATTTTCAGCAGTCTACGGTCGCGATGTACATGCTGAGcgagaagcagaagcagcagaatatTCTCCACTGCATGCTGGTAAGCGACCGTGTTTCCTGGTGGGGAAGCACGCTCGCTATGCTGCAGCGCCTCAAGGAGCAGCAGTTTGTCATTGCGGCTGTTCTTGTGGAGGACAGCAACAACCACCACCTCATGCTGGAAGCCAGCGAGTGGAATACAATCGAAGGGCTGGTAGAGCTGCTGCAGCCTTTCAAGCAGGTTGCAGAGATGATGTCTGCTTCAAAGTACCCGACGATTAGTATGGTGAAGCCACTTCTCCACATGCTTCTGAATACTACCCTGAACATCAAAGAGAACGATTTGAAAGAAATCAGCATGGCAAAGGAGGTGATCGCTAAAGAGTTGTCAACCACCTATCAGCACACGCCTGAGATAGACATGTTTCTCAATGTTGCCACTTTCTTGGATCCCCGCTACAAaaaactgccttttctttcagcctttgaGCGGCAGCAGGTTGAAAACAGAGTGGTGGAAGAAGCAAAAAGCCTGCtggagaaagtaaaagaaaatacctttAGGACTGAAGAGAAATTCTTCACCGTTTCAGAAGAGCCCCCtgtgaaaaaaatcatcatctcCTCTACTCCTCCTCCTACCAGTGTCATCAACAACATGCTTGCAGAAATCTTTTGCCAGACGGGAGGCGTGGAAGACCAGGAGGAATGGCACGCTCAGATCGTTGAGGAGTTGAGCAACTTCAAGTCACAAAAGGTCCTCGGTTTGAACGAAGACCCGCTGAAGTGGTGGTCTGACAGACTAGCGCTGTTTCCAGTTTTACCAAAGGTTCTTCAAAAATACTGGTGTATTTTGGCCACAAGGGTCTTCCCTGAACGTCTTTTCGGTTCTTCTGCTAATGTTGTAAGTGCAAAGAGAAACCGCTTAGCCCCGGCTCACGTGGATGAGCAGATCTTTTTGTATGAAAACAGTCGGAATGGGTCTGAGGCAGAACcggaggatgaagatgaaggagaGTGGGGTTTGGAAcaagaacagatttttaatttaaatgagtCGGTAAATGTAAACAACAATTTCTTTAATATCCGAGACAGTGGGTTTGTTTAA